One segment of Castanea sativa cultivar Marrone di Chiusa Pesio chromosome 3, ASM4071231v1 DNA contains the following:
- the LOC142627759 gene encoding cytochrome P450 CYP749A22-like isoform X2, protein MGAIRILVICVSSSVCLYFLLALIRVLLKLCWTPIRMQYLMGSQGIKGPSYKSFHGSTKEILNMKKEAMSRPMDLSHDIMSKILPHIHSWLNKYGKNFLQWNGPQAQLVLTEPELIKEILNNRDNAFPKPKMAEGFIKKILGDGVVTSEGEKWAKMRKLANSAFNAENLKNMIPAMITSVEVMLQRWKHHEGKEIEVFEEFRLLSSEVISRTAFGSSYLEGENIFQMLMKLTLLASRNTHKLKFPGISKFYKTSDEIESERLEKEIFNSILGIIKKKEEKVMTEEVGSFGNDFLQLLVMAYHDANSSPKMSIQDLVDECKTFYFAGQETTNSLLTWTVLLLAIHTDWQEEARKEVLNLFGHQNPNPDGITKLKTMGMIINESLRLYPPILLIARKVERKTRLGKLTLPAELVLLIPNIAVHHDPQVWGEDVHLFKPERFSEGVSKATNNNIAAFLPFGMGPRNCVGFSFATTETKIALSMILQRYAFTLSPAYVHSPLQVLTLRPQHGLQVLLHSL, encoded by the exons atgggTGCTATTAGAATCCTAGTAATCTGTGTTTCAAGCTCTGTGTGTCTATACTTTCTCTTAGCTCTCATCAGGGTCCTTCTCAAACTATGTTGGACTCCAATTCGCATGCAGTATCTAATGGGTTCACAGGGAATCAAAGGTCCTTCCTACAAGTCCTTCCATGGAAGCACCAAGGAaattttaaacatgaaaaaagaAGCCATGAGCAGGCCTATGGATTTATCACATGACATAATGTCCAAAATTCTGCCTCATATTCACTCATGGCTCAACAAATATG GGAAGAATTTTCTTCAATGGAACGGTCCTCAAGCTCAGTTGGTCCTAACAGAACCAGAGCTTATCAAAGAGATACTGAATAATAGAGACAACGCGTTCCCGAAGCCAAAGATGGCTGAAGGTTTTATAAAGAAGATCTTAGGAGATGGGGTTGTGACATCTGAGGGTGAAAAATGGGCAAAGATGCGAAAACTGGCCAATTCTGCCTTCAATGCAGAGAACCTGAAA AATATGATTCCAGCAATGATCACTAGTGTGGAGGTGATGCTACAAAGGTGGAAACATCATGAAGGCAAAGAGATTGAGGTATTTGAAGAATTTAGGCTATTGTCATCAGAAGTGATCTCTAGGACAGCTTTTGGGAGCAGTTACTTAGAaggggagaacatttttcagaTGTTGATGAAATTGACTTTGTTAGCATCCAGAAATACTCATAAACTCAAGTTTCCTGGCATCAG TAAATTTTATAAAACCAGCGATGAAATTGAATCAGAGCggcttgaaaaagaaatattcaACTCTATATTAGggataattaagaaaaaagaagagaaggtaATGACTGAAGAGGTTGGCAGCTTTGGGAATGATTTTCTTCAATTACTTGTAATGGCTTATCATGATGCCAATTCTAGCCCAAAGATGTCAATACAAGATCTAGTGGATGAGTGCAAGACATTTTACTTTGCTGGACAAGAAACCACTAATTCTTTGCTAACGTGGACTGTATTACTTCTAGCGATCCACACTGATTGGCAAGAGGAAGCAAGAAAGGAGGTTCTCAATTTATTTGGCcaccaaaatccaaatccaGATGGTATCACGAAGCTCAAGACT ATGGGCATGATCATCAATGAGTCTTTAAGGTTATATCCACCTATACTTTTAATAGCAAGAAAAGTTGAAAGGAAAACTAGACTTGGGAAGCTCACTCTTCCAGCTGAACTGGTGTTGCTCATCCCAAATATTGCAGTTCACCATGACCCTCAAGTATGGGGAGAGGATGTGCATCTTTTCAAACCAGAGAGATTCTCAGAAGGTGTGTCCAAAGCTACTAACAACAACATTGCTGCTTTTTTGCCATTTGGAATGGGACCCCGAAACTGTGTGGGCTTTAGCTTTGCTACCACTGAAACAAAGATTGCTCTTTCTATGATTCTACAACGCTATGCCTTCACCCTATCCCCAGCCTATGTCCACTCACCATTGCAGGTTCTTACCCTTCGCCCACAACATGGACTTCAAGTGCTGCTACACTCACTGTGA
- the LOC142627760 gene encoding cytochrome P450 CYP749A22-like — protein sequence MGVFRILVICVSSSLCLYFLLALIRVLLKLCWTPIRMQYLMGSQGIKGLSYRSFHGSTKEIMNMKKEAMSRSMDLSHDILSKAQPHIHSWVNKYGKNFLQWSGPRAQLVLTEPELIKEILNNRDNAFQKQKGEDFIKKLLGDGLVTSEGEKWAKMRKLANSAFHAESLKNMIPAMITSVEVMLERWKHHEGKEIEVFEEFRLLTSELISRTAFGSSYLEGENIFRMLMKLTLLTSRNTHKLKFPGISEYFKTSDEIESEQLEKEIFNSILEIIKKKEEKVMTEEVGSFGNDFLQLLVKAYHDANSSPKISIQDLVDECKTFYFAGQETTNSLLAWTVLLLAIHTDWQEEARKEVLNLFGHQNPNPDGITKLKTMGMIINESLRLYPPVLAITREVVRETRLGKLTLPAELLLFISNIAVQHDPQVWGEDVHLFKPERFSEGVSKATNNNIAAFLPFGMGPRTCVGFNFAITETKIALSMILQRYAFTLSPAYVHSPLQVLTLRPQHGIQVLLHSL from the exons atgggtgTTTTTAGAATCCTTGTAATCTGTGTTTCAAGCTCTCTGTGTCTATACTTTCTCTTAGCTCTCATCAGGGTCCTTCTCAAACTATGTTGGACTCCAATTCGCATGCAGTATCTAATGGGTTCACAGGGAATCAAAGGTCTTTCCTACAGGTCCTTCCATGGAAGCACCAAGGAAATTATGAACATGAAAAAAGAAGCCATGAGCAGGTCCATGGATTTATCACATGACATACTCTCCAAAGCTCAGCCTCATATTCACTCATGGGTCAACAAATATG GGAAGAATTTTCTTCAGTGGAGCGGTCCTCGAGCTCAATTGGTCCTAACAGAACCAGAGCTTATCAAAGAGATACTGAATAATAGAGACAACGCTTTCCAGAAACAAAAGGGTgaagattttataaaaaagcTCTTAGGAGATGGGCTTGTGACATCTGAAGGTGAAAAATGGGCAAAGATGCGAAAACTGGCCAATTCTGCCTTCCATGCAGAGAGCCTGAAA AATATGATTCCGGCAATGATCACTAGTGTGGAGGTGATGCTAGAAAGGTGGAAACATCATGAAGGCAAAGAGATTGAGGTATTTGAAGAGTTTAGGCTATTGACATCAGAACTGATTTCTAGGACAGCTTTTGGGAGCAGTTACCTAGAAGGGGAGAACATTTTTCGGATGTTGATGAAGTTGACTTTGTTAACGTCCAGAAATACTCATAAACTCAAGTTTCCTGGCATCAG tgaatattttaaaaccagCGATGAAATTGAATCAGAGCagcttgaaaaagaaatattcaACTCTATATTAGagataattaagaaaaaagaagagaaggtaATGACTGAAGAGGTTGGCAGCTTTGGGAATGATTTTCTTCAATTACTTGTAAAGGCTTATCATGATGCCAATTCTAGCCCAAAGATTTCAATACAAGATTTAGTGGATGAGTGCAAAACATTTTACTTTGCTGGACAAGAAACCACTAATTCTTTGCTAGCGTGGACTGTATTGCTTCTAGCGATCCACACTGATTGGCAAGAGGAAGCAAGAAAGGAGGTTCTTAATTTATTTGGCcaccaaaatccaaatccaGATGGTATCACAAAGCTCAAGACT ATGGGCATGATCATAAATGAGTCTTTAAGGTTATATCCACCTGTACTCGCAATTACAAGAGAAGTTGTAAGGGAAACTAGACTTGGGAAGCTCACTCTTCCAGCTGAACTTCTGTTGTTCATCTCAAATATTGCAGTTCAGCATGACCCTCAAGTATGGGGAGAGGATGTGCATCTTTTCAAACCAGAGAGATTCTCAGAAGGTGTGTCCAAAGCTACTAACAACAATATAGCTGCTTTTTTGCCATTTGGAATGGGACCCCGAACCTGTGTGGGCTTTAACTTTGCTATCACTGAAACAAAGATTGCTCTTTCTATGATTCTACAACGCTATGCCTTCACCCTATCCCCAGCCTATGTCCACTCACCATTGCAGGTACTTACCCTTCGCCCACAACATGGAATTCAAGTGCTGCTACACTCACTGTGA
- the LOC142629263 gene encoding uncharacterized protein LOC142629263: MAWVFEHQRKPALFAFTVWTIWTQRNQVRSQQPCCALNHLSQLAAERYSEFQAILPPPPPSRPRIRTRWKPPPLDIFKINFDGAVFAEENCSGVGVIVRNREGLVIAAMSEKILQLLQPIEIEAMAATRALEFAREVGISEAVLEGDSLLVIKALATKDVGLAPFGLLIQDAYRFTLAFSLLSYSHTKREGNQVAHDLAKLAVTIPNCVIWMEDVPSDVFASYQTDLAGIS, from the coding sequence ATGGCTTGGGTATTTGAACATCAGCGGAAGCCAGCTCTCTTTGCTTTCACGGTGTGGACCATTTGGACTCAAAGGAACCAGGTGCGCTCCCAACAGCCATGTTGCGCTTTAAACCATCTTTCTCAATTAGCAGCTGAGAGATATTCAGAATTTCAAGCCATCTTACCGCCACCACCACCTAGCCGACCACGCATAAGAACACGTTGGAAGCCACCTCCATTAGATatcttcaaaattaattttgatggagCTGTTTTTGCCGAAGAAAACTGTTCAGGTGTGGGAGTTATTGTTCGAAACAGAGAAGGCTTAGTGATTGCAGCCATGTCAGAAAAAATCCTCCAACTTCTCCAGCCAATAGAAATTGAAGCCATGGCAGCCACAAGGGCTCTTGAGTTTGCTAGGGAGGTGGGCATCTCGGAAGCTGTTCTTGAGGGAGACTCACTGTTGGTGATTAAGGCACTAGCAACCAAGGACGTTGGCCTTGCTCCATTTGGTCTATTGATACAAGATGCCTATAGGTTCActttagctttttctttattgtcTTACTCTCATACAAAGAGAGAGGGCAACCAAGTAGCGCATGATTTGGCGAAGTTAGCTGTTACTATCCCAAATTGTGTAATAtggatggaagatgttccaTCAGATGTTTTTGCTTCATATCAGACTGATTTGGCCGGGATTTCTTAA